One window from the genome of Oryza glaberrima chromosome 3, OglaRS2, whole genome shotgun sequence encodes:
- the LOC127766350 gene encoding uncharacterized protein LOC127766350 gives MDKRQTRTGKHDKSAHTQDIFSIMEEAPLAARGVEVVLPEDVLAEILRRLPPRSLAALRCVCTDWRSTIDSRRLLRADLLPLSLAGIFIDFWGLRFPDFFSRPPPTPISGVFDFFPLEEGPDIMDHCNGLFLLFSLLVVNPATQRWACLPPLPSHSTELDFRFLYDQGLIVFDPIVSPHYEVFMIPFVKPGQYCIERTDLVLKESEWPPSPLILHVFSSVAERWEERSFVREGDSAGTVAYAQRQCHLDKRGNFYWRGALYVNSYFLMRISISDGSYQVIHHPIEVYKSRPYVYFGKSEKGVYLASLTIDGRLSIWVLDESCGQFKWVLEHQNNLKPLLLRLNRSKQVYGPWILRDINYHLYSQKFPGEWDLYDRNYDPSHFHSPNDEAPAENNFEWHSDDDDIVDNQCNSEERNSGDYLTFLGFHPYKEVVFMSSGSMKGFAYHLKSSKLHCLGNLYPKHYKHFAQHEHIRESFPYTPCWVDELPETSISVYNLCQD, from the exons ATGGACAAGCGACAGACTCGGACAGGCAAACATGACAAATCTGCACACACCCAAGATATATTCTCG ATCATGGAAGAGGCGCCGCTCGCAGCGAGAGGCGTCGAGGTGGTGCTACCGGAGGACGTGCTCGCCGAAATCCTCCGGCGCCTGCCACCCCGCAGCCTGGCCGCGTTGCGGTGTGTTTGTACGGACTGGCGTTCTACCATCGACTCCCGCCGGCTGCTACGTGCGGACCTCCTCCCGCTGTCGCTCGCTGGCATCTTCATCGACTTCTGGGGCCTTAGGTTTCCGGACTTCttctcccgcccgccgccaacACCGATTAGTGGTGTGTTCGACTTCTTTCCTCTCGAAGAAGGTCCTGACATCATGGACCACTGCAACGGTTTATTtttgcttttctctctcctagTGGTTAACCCGGCCACTCAGAGGTGGGCGTGCTTGCCACCATTACCCAGCCACTCCACCGAGCTGGATTTTAGGTTCTTATACGATCAAGGATTGATTGTCTTTGACCCCATCGTATCGCCGCACTACGAGGTGTTTATGATCCCATTTGTTAAGCCCGGACAATACTGTATCGAAAGGACGGATCTTGTCTTGAAGGAATCAGAATGGCCACCATCACCGCTCATCCTTCATGTCTTCTCATCGGTGGCAGAGCGATGGGAGGAGAGATCATTTGTCAGAGAAGGAGATTCTGCAGGAACCGTGGCTTACGCTCAGAGGCAGTGTCATCTGGATAAACGTGGAAACTTCTATTGGCGTGGAGCGCTCTATGTGAACTCATATTTTCTTATGAG GATATCCATTTCCGATGGAAGCTACCAAGTAATCCATCATCCCATTGAAGTTTACAAGAGCAGACCATATGTTTACTTTGGAAAATCAGAGAAAGGGGTATACCTTGCATCACTTACAATTGATGGTCGCCTTTCGATTTGGGTCCTCGATGAATCATGTGGCCAGTTTAAGTGGGTATTGGAGCACCAAAACAACCTTAAGCCCTTGCTGCTACGTTTGAACCGTAGCAAACAAGTTTATGGACCGTGGATCTTAAGGGATATTAACTATCATCTTTATAGCCAAAAGTTTCCAGGGGAGTGGGATTTATACGATCGGAACTATGATCCCTCTCATTTTCATTCTCCAAACGATGAAGCACCAGCGGAAAATAATTTTGAATGGCATTCCGACGATGATGATATTGTAGACAATCAATGCAACAGTGAAGAGCGTAATAGTGGTGACTACCTTACATTTCTTGGATTTCACCCTTACAAAGAGGTTGTCTTTATGTCTTCTGGATCAATGAAAGGATTCGCCTACCATTTGAAAAGCTCAAAGCTTCATTGTTTGGGTAACTTATACCCAAAACACTATAAACACTTTGCCCAACATGAACACATACGCGAGTCATTTCCGTATACACCGTGCTGGGTTGATGAGCTCCCTGAAACTAGTATTTCAGTATATAATCTCTGTCAAGATTAG